The DNA segment GGCAGTATCTTCGGATTGGCTGGAGCTGTGATGATTATTCTTCTGACAATTATGATCGGAATCTCAGCGGAATGGGTTGGAATTCGGCCAGCCGGATGGGCAGGGGCGCTCGGACTACTGCTGCTTGGGGGCTGGTTGAGTTTGGTTGTGATGAGGAGAGTGGGGAGGAGGTATTTTGTGTAGAGTGCAGTGGGTTGAGAGCGGTGGAATCGACGGAGAGAGAGGTGGAATCGCCGGAGAGAGCGGCGGAATCGCCGGAGAGAGGACGGAATTGACGGAGAGAGGACGGAATCGACGAAGAGAGTAAGGAATCAACAAAGAGAGCAAGGAATCAACAAAGAGAGCAGGAAATCAACAAAGAGACCCATCCACAATGATAAAAATCTACATAACAAGTCTCTCTGAGGAGACTTGTTACATCTCATTTGGTTTTGGCTTACGTGTATGCGGAATACTTTCCTTCTCACATGCGCCGAACTCGAGAAAGTTTCGTTTGGCCTCTCTAATGGATACGCGATTGGCTCCTGTTTCATTTTGATACGTGTATTGGTAGTCGTCATCTTCCCAGAAACATACTCCGCAGATCTCATATGTACCAGGTGGTTCTTCGTCTAGTGTCTTGTAGCCGCAGCAAAGGCAAGCGAATCTTGTGTGCTTCATTTGAAGAATGCATCTCCTACGTCTACGAAGTAATATTCACCTGTTGTCGCATCAATCGCTCGAACGTACCCTACTGTTTCAGTGAAAGATGGGAGGTAGCTGAGTGAGTAGATGGGATTGCCTTCATCGTCTGAATCATTTATCACATAAGCTAGCTCCATTTTGAATTGTTGTTTGAAAATGTCTGTAGCCTCTTCTTTTGAGAGCAGAGCCTTATTGGGAAGCTGATTCAGTTTATCTTCAGGTGGAAGATCCAAGGTAAGCGATACAATGTCTCCACTGCTCCTACTAATGTCAATGTAGGACGTTACGTTCATCATTCAGGTTCTCCCTTTCATCTTTTCATCAAGCATACCATCACCGTAACTTTGAGTTTCTAAATTTTTTATATAGTTGTACGTATAAGATCATCATGGTAGCATAATTATGTAAGCGTTATCAAAAATCATCGAAAGG comes from the Alkalihalobacillus sp. FSL W8-0930 genome and includes:
- a CDS encoding CPCC family cysteine-rich protein, which codes for MKHTRFACLCCGYKTLDEEPPGTYEICGVCFWEDDDYQYTYQNETGANRVSIREAKRNFLEFGACEKESIPHTRKPKPNEM